Proteins from a genomic interval of Cyclopterus lumpus isolate fCycLum1 chromosome 18, fCycLum1.pri, whole genome shotgun sequence:
- the si:dkey-46i9.6 gene encoding E3 ubiquitin-protein ligase TRIM7 — protein MTLPLRRAGMASTGNLSEEQVHCSICLDVFTNPVSIPCGHNFCQCCILGYWKTSPLYQCPMCKKTFCKRPDISINTVLREIAEQFKEIRVRSEEEEEEEDGERKWTMERRKKEDEEWLLEKDQKKHLLEELKQKQEEEERRRREKRPPAEELPPLIPPGSAPKASPPPTPRAAAREPPPPPSPQLAASSSPQTSPPPPSWEEVLCDVCLGGDGRPKAVKSCLVCLTSYCEEHLRSHAARFTKHKLIEPVANMEERMCPKHERLLELFCKKDQTCVCVLCTETDHRAHYTVPVEREWMEKKAQLKRTEIDVQQMIRDRVKKVEEIKHSVEQNKASAHREVEESTRVVSELVRSIQKTQAQLVLALEEKQRQTERWAEGLVAELEREVAALKTRNADLENVARTDHIHFLKRFPALCTPPSVKDWSETSVPTDVCVGMIRRSMSKLDATLHEMIGKLAESEIKKILKYTVDVTLDPDSANPWLQLSQDRHQVRHLGAWQDLPDRPERFDTVVIVLGRDGFASGRHYWEVQVGDKDDWYMGVANSSVNRKGRISVSTAQGYWALAMKKGQGYRASTSPPVLLPLDPKPKRVGVYVDYEEGQVSFYDVKALTHIYTFKDTFTEKILPFFYLYCCDKASDTIVICPVNEKSPIKQS, from the exons ATGACGCTGCCTCTCCGCCGTGCAGGAATGGCCTCCACCGGGAACCTCTCCGAAGAGCAGGTGCACTGCTCCATCTGTCTGGACGTGTTCACCAACCCCGTGTCCATCCCCTGCGGACACAACTTCTGCCAGTGCTGCATCCTGGGATACTGGAAAACCAGCCCGCTGTACCAGTGCCCCATGTGCAAGAAGACCTTCTGCAAGAGGCCCGACATCAGCATCAACACGGTGCTGAGGGAGATAGCCGAGCAGTTCAAGGAGATCCGGGtcaggagcgaggaggaggaggaggaggaggacggtgagaggaagtggacgatggagaggaggaaaaaggaggacgaggagtggCTTTTGGAGAAAGATCAGAAGAAGCATCTtctggaggagctgaagcagaagcaagaggaggaggagaggaggaggagagagaaaaggcctCCGGCGGAGGAGTTACCGCCTCTGATCCCCCCCGGGTCGGCCCCCaaagcctctcctcctccaacgCCGCGAGCCGCGGCCCGGGAGCCGCCTCCCCCACCTTCACCTCAACTCGCCGCGTCTTCATCTCCCCAAACCTCGCCGCCGCCTCCCTCCTGGGAGGAGGTCCTGTGTGACGTCTGCCTGGGGGGCGACGGCAGGCCGAAGGCGGTGAAGTCCTGCCTGGTGTGCCTCACCTCGTACTGCGAGGAGCACCTGAGGTCGCACGCCGCCAGGTTCACCAAGCACAAGCTGATAGAGCCCGTGGCCAACATGGAGGAGCGCATGTGTCCCAAGCACGAGCGGCTGCTGGAGCTGTTCTGCAAGAAGGACCagacgtgcgtgtgcgtgctgTGCACGGAGACGGACCACCGGGCGCACTACACCGTGCCCGTGGAGAGGGAGTGGATGGAGAAGAAG GCGCAGCTGAAGAGGACGGAGATAGACGTCCAGCAGATGATCCGGGACCGAGTGAAAAAGGTGGAGGAGATCAAACACTCGGTGGAGCAAAACAAA GCCAGCGCTcacagggaggtggaggagagcacGCGGGTGGTGTCGGAGCTGGTGCGCTCCATCCAGAAGACTCAGGCCCAGCTGGTTTTGGCCCTGGAGGAGAAGCAGCGGCAGACGGAGCGCTGGGCCGAGGGCCTCGTGGCCGAGCTGGAGCGCGAGGTCGCGGCGCTGAAGACGAGGAACGCCGACTTGGAGAACGTGGCTCGGACCGACCACATCCACTTCCTGAAG AGATTCCCGGCCCTTTGCACTCCCCCATCTGTCAAAGACTGGTCTGAGACCAGCGTTCCCACTGACGTATGTGTCGGCATGATCAGGAGGTCCATGTCCAAACTGGACGCCACGCTTCACGAGATGATCGGCAAACTGGCCGAAAGCG AGATCAAGAAGATTCTGAAATATACAG TGGACGTCACTCTGGACCCGGACTCGGCCAACCCCTGGTTGCAGCTTTCCCAGGACCGGCACCAGGTGAGACACCTGGGCGCGTGGCAGGACCTCCCGGACCGCCCCGAGCGCTTCGACACGGTGGTCATCGTCCTGGGACGCGACGGCTTCGCCTCGGGGAGACACTACTGGGAGGTCCAGGTCGGGGACAAGGACGACTGGTACATGGGCGTGGCCAATTCCAGCGTCAACAGAAAGGGGCGGATCTCCGTGAGCACCGCGCAGGGCTACTGGGCTCTGGCCATGAAGAAAGGCCAGGGCTACCGGGCGTCCACGTCCCCGCCCGTGCTCCTCCCCCTCGACCCCAAGCCCAAGCGAGTGGGCGTGTACGTGGACTACGAGGAGGGGCAAGTGTCCTTCTACGACGTGAAGGCCCTCACCCACATCTACACCTTCAAGGACACGTTCACGGAGAAGATCTTGCCCTTTTTCTACCTGTACTGCTGCGACAAGGCCTCCGACACCATCGTGATCTGCCCGGTGAATGAGAAAAGTCCCATCAAGCAAAGCTAA